In Gallus gallus isolate bGalGal1 chromosome Z, bGalGal1.mat.broiler.GRCg7b, whole genome shotgun sequence, one DNA window encodes the following:
- the RHOBTB3 gene encoding rho-related BTB domain-containing protein 3 isoform X2 gives MSVNIVAFGNERDVLSEDSQQSSLMWSYLRRSALISEIDSSPSAEHARSAVTTEYQACVFGNVRLVVHDCPLWDIFDSDWYTSRSLIGGADIIVIKYSVNDKTSFQDLKDSYVPMIKKALNHCSVPVIISAVGARKNVPCTCPLCTLDRRSCVTTSEGAQLAKEFGATYLELHALNDFYIQKYFGGVLEYFMIQSLNQKSSEKMKKRKKTQKCHRLQPPQLEQPEKMPILKGEASHYDSDLHNLLFCCQCADVAFYSEDSSKVVEAHKVILCSVSHVFMLLFDVKSPADIHDPSILRTAQSLFAVEAGAGLPTPHGVPPCSVPIRVVVKDSVFCSCLPDILHFIYSGAFQWERLEEDIKKKLKDSEKTEHVLEKVKCILKTPGKVNSLQDCQSHQIKRLYSTSLRLFFNTPVLADVIFTIQGATVPAHRAVLVARCEVMAAMFNGNFLEANSILVPVYGVSKDTFLSFLEYLYTDSCCPASILQAMSLLICAEMYQVMRLQHICELYIITQLQSMPSRELASTSLSIVSLLKKAKFHNSDCLSTWLLHFIATNYLIFSQKPEFQDLSVEERNFVEMHRWPSSMYLKQLAEYRSYIHSQRCHCTIM, from the exons AT GTCAGTTAATATTGTAGCTTTTGGGAATGAGAGAGACGTGCTTTCAGAAGACAGCCAGCAGTCGAGTCTGATGTGGAGCTATCTCAGGAGGAGCGCTCTCATTTCCGAGATCGACAGCAGTCCGTCCGCCGAGCACGCCAGGAGCGCCGTCACCACCGAGTACCAAGCCTGCGTCTTCGGCAATGTCAGGCTGGTGGTGCACGACTGCCCGCTCTGG gaTATATTTGACAGTGACTGGTATACCTCCCGCAGTCTCATTGGAGGAGCTGATATTATTGTGATTAAATACTCCGTCAACGACAAGACCTCATTTCAAGACTTAAAGGATAGTTATGTTCCAATGATAAAAAAGGCATTAAACCACTGTTCAGTTCCAGTAATAATTTCTGCTGTTGGTGCAAGAAAAAACG TGCCCTGTACATGTCCACTGTGCACCCTGgacaggaggagctgcgtcaCCACCTCTGAGGGCGCCCAGCTGGCCAAGGAGTTTGGAGCCACCTACCTGGAGCTGCATGCTCTCAATGACTTCTACATACAGAAGTACTTTGGAGGCGTG CTGGAATATTTTATGATCCAAAGTTTGAATCAGAAGTCatctgaaaaaatgaagaaaagaaaaaagacccaAAAGTGCCATCGACTGCAACCACCTCAGCTGGAACAGCCAG AAAAAATGCCCATTTTAAAAGGCGAAGCCTCTCACTACGACTCCGACCTACACAACTTGCTATTCTGCTGCCAGTGTGCGGACGTGGCCTTTTACTCAGAAGACTCCAGCAAAGTAGTGGAAGCTCACAAGGTCATCCTGTGTTCGGTGAGCCACGTCTTCATGCTTCTCTTTGATGTGAAGAGCCCTGCGGACATCCACGACCCCTCCATCCTGCGCACAGCACAGAGCCTCTTTGCGGtggaggctggggctgggctgcccACTCCTCATGGTGTGCCGCCATGCAGTGTGCCCATCAGGGTGGTCGTTAAGGACTCTGTCTTCTGCTCCTGTCTGCCAGACATCCTGCACTTCATCTACTCAG GTGCTTTCCAGTGGGAGCGATTAGAAGAAGATataaaaaagaagttgaaagaTTCTGAAAAAACTGAACATGTGCTTGAGAAAGTTAAATGTATCCTGAAAACTCCAGGGAAG GTAAACAGTTTGCAAGACTGCCAATCTCACCAGATAAAGCGGCTGTACAGTACTTCTCTCAGGCTGTTCTTTAACACGCCTGTCCTGGCAGATGTCATCTTCACAATACAAG GTGCAACTGTACCAGCCCACAGAGCAGTTCTGGTAGCTCGCTGTGAGGTAATGGCAGCTATGTTTAATGGTAATTTTCTAGAAGCAAATAGTATTCTGGTTCCAGTGTATGGGGTTTCCAAAGAcactttcctctcctttctggAGTATCTTTATACCGACTCCTGCTGTCCAG CCAGTATTCTCCAAGCTATGTCCCTCTTGATCTGTGCAGAGATGTACCAAGTAATGAGGCTCCAGCATATCTGTGAGCTCTACATTATCACACAGCTCCAGAGCATGCCCAGTAGAGAACTGGCATCCACGAGTCTCAGCATTGTTAGCTTGCTCAAAAAAGCTAAG TTTCACAATTCTGATTGCCTTTCCACTTGGCTTCTTCATTTTATTGCCACTAATTACCTCATCTTCAGCCAAAAGCCTGAATTTCAAGATCTTTCAG tgGAGGAGCGCAATTTTGTAGAGATGCACAGATGGCCATCCAGTATGTACCTGAAGCAACTTGCCGAATACAGGAGTTACATCCACTCTCAGAGATGCCACTGCACAATAATGTAA
- the RHOBTB3 gene encoding rho-related BTB domain-containing protein 3 isoform X3 has product MSVNIVAFGNERDVLSEDSQQSSLMWSYLRRSALISEIDSSPSAEHARSAVTTEYQACVFGNVRLVVHDCPLWDIFDSDWYTSRSLIGGADIIVIKYSVNDKTSFQDLKDSYVPMIKKALNHCSVPVIISAVGARKNAVPCTCPLCTLDRRSCVTTSEGAQLAKEFGATYLELHALNDFYIQKYFGGVLEYFMIQSLNQKSSEKMKKRKKTQKCHRLQPPQLEQPEKMPILKGEASHYDSDLHNLLFCCQCADVAFYSEDSSKVVEAHKVILCSVSHVFMLLFDVKSPADIHDPSILRTAQSLFAVEAGAGLPTPHGVPPCSVPIRVVVKDSVFCSCLPDILHFIYSGAFQWERLEEDIKKKLKDSEKTEHVLEKVKCILKTPGKVNSLQDCQSHQIKRLYSTSLRLFFNTPVLADVIFTIQGATVPAHRAVLVARCEVMAAMFNGNFLEANSILVPVYGVSKDTFLSFLEYLYTDSCCPASILQAMSLLICAEMYQVMRLQHICELYIITQLQSMPSRELASTSLSIVSLLKKAKWRSAIL; this is encoded by the exons AT GTCAGTTAATATTGTAGCTTTTGGGAATGAGAGAGACGTGCTTTCAGAAGACAGCCAGCAGTCGAGTCTGATGTGGAGCTATCTCAGGAGGAGCGCTCTCATTTCCGAGATCGACAGCAGTCCGTCCGCCGAGCACGCCAGGAGCGCCGTCACCACCGAGTACCAAGCCTGCGTCTTCGGCAATGTCAGGCTGGTGGTGCACGACTGCCCGCTCTGG gaTATATTTGACAGTGACTGGTATACCTCCCGCAGTCTCATTGGAGGAGCTGATATTATTGTGATTAAATACTCCGTCAACGACAAGACCTCATTTCAAGACTTAAAGGATAGTTATGTTCCAATGATAAAAAAGGCATTAAACCACTGTTCAGTTCCAGTAATAATTTCTGCTGTTGGTGCAAGAAAAAACG CAGTGCCCTGTACATGTCCACTGTGCACCCTGgacaggaggagctgcgtcaCCACCTCTGAGGGCGCCCAGCTGGCCAAGGAGTTTGGAGCCACCTACCTGGAGCTGCATGCTCTCAATGACTTCTACATACAGAAGTACTTTGGAGGCGTG CTGGAATATTTTATGATCCAAAGTTTGAATCAGAAGTCatctgaaaaaatgaagaaaagaaaaaagacccaAAAGTGCCATCGACTGCAACCACCTCAGCTGGAACAGCCAG AAAAAATGCCCATTTTAAAAGGCGAAGCCTCTCACTACGACTCCGACCTACACAACTTGCTATTCTGCTGCCAGTGTGCGGACGTGGCCTTTTACTCAGAAGACTCCAGCAAAGTAGTGGAAGCTCACAAGGTCATCCTGTGTTCGGTGAGCCACGTCTTCATGCTTCTCTTTGATGTGAAGAGCCCTGCGGACATCCACGACCCCTCCATCCTGCGCACAGCACAGAGCCTCTTTGCGGtggaggctggggctgggctgcccACTCCTCATGGTGTGCCGCCATGCAGTGTGCCCATCAGGGTGGTCGTTAAGGACTCTGTCTTCTGCTCCTGTCTGCCAGACATCCTGCACTTCATCTACTCAG GTGCTTTCCAGTGGGAGCGATTAGAAGAAGATataaaaaagaagttgaaagaTTCTGAAAAAACTGAACATGTGCTTGAGAAAGTTAAATGTATCCTGAAAACTCCAGGGAAG GTAAACAGTTTGCAAGACTGCCAATCTCACCAGATAAAGCGGCTGTACAGTACTTCTCTCAGGCTGTTCTTTAACACGCCTGTCCTGGCAGATGTCATCTTCACAATACAAG GTGCAACTGTACCAGCCCACAGAGCAGTTCTGGTAGCTCGCTGTGAGGTAATGGCAGCTATGTTTAATGGTAATTTTCTAGAAGCAAATAGTATTCTGGTTCCAGTGTATGGGGTTTCCAAAGAcactttcctctcctttctggAGTATCTTTATACCGACTCCTGCTGTCCAG CCAGTATTCTCCAAGCTATGTCCCTCTTGATCTGTGCAGAGATGTACCAAGTAATGAGGCTCCAGCATATCTGTGAGCTCTACATTATCACACAGCTCCAGAGCATGCCCAGTAGAGAACTGGCATCCACGAGTCTCAGCATTGTTAGCTTGCTCAAAAAAGCTAAG tgGAGGAGCGCAATTTTGTAG
- the RHOBTB3 gene encoding rho-related BTB domain-containing protein 3 isoform X1, with protein MSVNIVAFGNERDVLSEDSQQSSLMWSYLRRSALISEIDSSPSAEHARSAVTTEYQACVFGNVRLVVHDCPLWDIFDSDWYTSRSLIGGADIIVIKYSVNDKTSFQDLKDSYVPMIKKALNHCSVPVIISAVGARKNAVPCTCPLCTLDRRSCVTTSEGAQLAKEFGATYLELHALNDFYIQKYFGGVLEYFMIQSLNQKSSEKMKKRKKTQKCHRLQPPQLEQPEKMPILKGEASHYDSDLHNLLFCCQCADVAFYSEDSSKVVEAHKVILCSVSHVFMLLFDVKSPADIHDPSILRTAQSLFAVEAGAGLPTPHGVPPCSVPIRVVVKDSVFCSCLPDILHFIYSGAFQWERLEEDIKKKLKDSEKTEHVLEKVKCILKTPGKVNSLQDCQSHQIKRLYSTSLRLFFNTPVLADVIFTIQGATVPAHRAVLVARCEVMAAMFNGNFLEANSILVPVYGVSKDTFLSFLEYLYTDSCCPASILQAMSLLICAEMYQVMRLQHICELYIITQLQSMPSRELASTSLSIVSLLKKAKFHNSDCLSTWLLHFIATNYLIFSQKPEFQDLSVEERNFVEMHRWPSSMYLKQLAEYRSYIHSQRCHCTIM; from the exons AT GTCAGTTAATATTGTAGCTTTTGGGAATGAGAGAGACGTGCTTTCAGAAGACAGCCAGCAGTCGAGTCTGATGTGGAGCTATCTCAGGAGGAGCGCTCTCATTTCCGAGATCGACAGCAGTCCGTCCGCCGAGCACGCCAGGAGCGCCGTCACCACCGAGTACCAAGCCTGCGTCTTCGGCAATGTCAGGCTGGTGGTGCACGACTGCCCGCTCTGG gaTATATTTGACAGTGACTGGTATACCTCCCGCAGTCTCATTGGAGGAGCTGATATTATTGTGATTAAATACTCCGTCAACGACAAGACCTCATTTCAAGACTTAAAGGATAGTTATGTTCCAATGATAAAAAAGGCATTAAACCACTGTTCAGTTCCAGTAATAATTTCTGCTGTTGGTGCAAGAAAAAACG CAGTGCCCTGTACATGTCCACTGTGCACCCTGgacaggaggagctgcgtcaCCACCTCTGAGGGCGCCCAGCTGGCCAAGGAGTTTGGAGCCACCTACCTGGAGCTGCATGCTCTCAATGACTTCTACATACAGAAGTACTTTGGAGGCGTG CTGGAATATTTTATGATCCAAAGTTTGAATCAGAAGTCatctgaaaaaatgaagaaaagaaaaaagacccaAAAGTGCCATCGACTGCAACCACCTCAGCTGGAACAGCCAG AAAAAATGCCCATTTTAAAAGGCGAAGCCTCTCACTACGACTCCGACCTACACAACTTGCTATTCTGCTGCCAGTGTGCGGACGTGGCCTTTTACTCAGAAGACTCCAGCAAAGTAGTGGAAGCTCACAAGGTCATCCTGTGTTCGGTGAGCCACGTCTTCATGCTTCTCTTTGATGTGAAGAGCCCTGCGGACATCCACGACCCCTCCATCCTGCGCACAGCACAGAGCCTCTTTGCGGtggaggctggggctgggctgcccACTCCTCATGGTGTGCCGCCATGCAGTGTGCCCATCAGGGTGGTCGTTAAGGACTCTGTCTTCTGCTCCTGTCTGCCAGACATCCTGCACTTCATCTACTCAG GTGCTTTCCAGTGGGAGCGATTAGAAGAAGATataaaaaagaagttgaaagaTTCTGAAAAAACTGAACATGTGCTTGAGAAAGTTAAATGTATCCTGAAAACTCCAGGGAAG GTAAACAGTTTGCAAGACTGCCAATCTCACCAGATAAAGCGGCTGTACAGTACTTCTCTCAGGCTGTTCTTTAACACGCCTGTCCTGGCAGATGTCATCTTCACAATACAAG GTGCAACTGTACCAGCCCACAGAGCAGTTCTGGTAGCTCGCTGTGAGGTAATGGCAGCTATGTTTAATGGTAATTTTCTAGAAGCAAATAGTATTCTGGTTCCAGTGTATGGGGTTTCCAAAGAcactttcctctcctttctggAGTATCTTTATACCGACTCCTGCTGTCCAG CCAGTATTCTCCAAGCTATGTCCCTCTTGATCTGTGCAGAGATGTACCAAGTAATGAGGCTCCAGCATATCTGTGAGCTCTACATTATCACACAGCTCCAGAGCATGCCCAGTAGAGAACTGGCATCCACGAGTCTCAGCATTGTTAGCTTGCTCAAAAAAGCTAAG TTTCACAATTCTGATTGCCTTTCCACTTGGCTTCTTCATTTTATTGCCACTAATTACCTCATCTTCAGCCAAAAGCCTGAATTTCAAGATCTTTCAG tgGAGGAGCGCAATTTTGTAGAGATGCACAGATGGCCATCCAGTATGTACCTGAAGCAACTTGCCGAATACAGGAGTTACATCCACTCTCAGAGATGCCACTGCACAATAATGTAA